CACACACTCTGAAAAAAATGAAGGTGATGCAGAAGTGCATCTCATACAAACGTGGATACTCCCACACACTAAAGGACTTCAACCCCAGTATGGTTCAAAAGTCTTTGACCCGGAAACACGTCATAATCAGTGGCTGCATCTTATAGCGCCGGAAGGTACACCTGACATTATCAATATCTATCAGGATGCAAACATGTATGTTTCGGAGTTGGATCAAAACAGAACGATTACCTTTGAACTGGGCAAAAATAGACAGCTCTATGTGAAACTGATGGAAGGTGACGCCAAGATCAACGGGTTGGACTTTAAAGGGGGAGATGCGGCCGAGGTTTCAGATGAAGATCTGCATGTTGAAGCTCTGAGCGATGTACATATACTTTTAGTGGAGATGAAAAAAGCATAGCAGGCTTACATCCCAAAGAGATATAACCACAAATAAGAGACCTGTCAGCCGGTGATAAAATTTCTTTCCAGTGTATCTTTGAAGCGTTTGAGCTCAGTATCTACATCCAGATTCTCTTTAAATACATCATGTATCGCATACGTTTCCAGCGGTGCTGCACCGCAAAACTGAAAGAGTTTATGTGTGGCAATATTTGCTTCATCCAAAGAGAGACCGTCAAAGAAACCCTCCTTGTTGTCAAATTCACTTTCCGGACAGTTATAGGTGAGACTTAGCATATATTTTTTTCCTTGCATCAGTCCTCCGCTGCCATACTTTTTAGAAGGGTCATCTTTGCTTCTACCGTCACTGACATAGGTGACTGTATTCATACCTGCAGAGAAAACTTCATCGATGTATTTTTTAGTGATCCAGGGCACACCCATCCAAAAAACAGGGTACTGGAACAGAATATAATCCGCCCAGGCAAGTTTATCAAGCTCATCCTGGACATCATAGGCCCCTTCAACCATACTCTCTTTCACATGGAACCCATGTTGGGTAAAAAAATCGCCGGCAGTGTCTACAAAGAGTTTGGTTAGCCTCCCTTCTGCAATCTTGTCATATCTTTGATGTCCGTTGATAATCAGTACATTCTTCATCGTGCGGTCCTTCTATTTTTGTGTGAAATTCTTCATCATCTCTTGCATCTGCAGTATTTGTTCAGGGGTCATTTGTGGCATTGGTGAGGGCTCGCCCTGCTGCATCGTCTTGATAGGAAAATCAGGTAATTTAAGATCTTCATCAGAGACAGAAACATTCATCTGAATATCCGTAGCTTCTATGCTATGTGTCAGGCCCATCATATGGGTTATCGATCTCAGGATGATCCCTTTGTGGAGCCAGAGCTTTATCTGTTGTGTTTCCCA
The sequence above is drawn from the Sulfurovum sp. TSL1 genome and encodes:
- a CDS encoding NAD(P)H-dependent oxidoreductase, coding for MKNVLIINGHQRYDKIAEGRLTKLFVDTAGDFFTQHGFHVKESMVEGAYDVQDELDKLAWADYILFQYPVFWMGVPWITKKYIDEVFSAGMNTVTYVSDGRSKDDPSKKYGSGGLMQGKKYMLSLTYNCPESEFDNKEGFFDGLSLDEANIATHKLFQFCGAAPLETYAIHDVFKENLDVDTELKRFKDTLERNFITG
- a CDS encoding pirin family protein, with the protein product MTTHIATERLYTAEHGWLKSRFHFSFAEYYDRDHMHYGVLRVMNDDIIQPHTGFGTHPHEDMEIITYVIRGELTHQDSMGNKESLGRGSVQYLSAGTGITHSEKNEGDAEVHLIQTWILPHTKGLQPQYGSKVFDPETRHNQWLHLIAPEGTPDIINIYQDANMYVSELDQNRTITFELGKNRQLYVKLMEGDAKINGLDFKGGDAAEVSDEDLHVEALSDVHILLVEMKKA